In one window of Bemisia tabaci chromosome 6, PGI_BMITA_v3 DNA:
- the Lpin gene encoding phosphatidate phosphatase LPIN1 — MNYLGKVINNFRYVYNEINAATLTGAIDVIVVEQPDGTFTCSPFHVRFGKIGVLRSREKIVEVEINGEPVDIHMKLGESGEAFFVEGTSSDENVPPHLATSPIPDTSGFSPSFDDSGTSEWKGIPNKLGDLKNSDNNDSAPVVIVAGSVPKTFCAETVDDPGENEKIRKISIAAGEFRPIDSEPFLSEMSESLRLKQSLSGLDLSNDVIQTYHEEAVRTSSSLPVSRKKRRKKSVMKKKASYSVDQKNDSSSSSNEHQGESEGRPDTKPEESFTENIDSSIFQMEDLDFNKPKTSMDEVPDLNDTKSELSRVCDAPIESDIHFFSDTEITPGCSPPVSREFAPIKSDSEFEIQRTASVGSKNELTKSSLGAKEPQQSWKWGELPSPPLVKEVSPKEANNEEEAKKQQEAAAHRSMLQNMLGFMKKTKHMRQSEGIYLSELNPDELDPEIAALYFPSTYKNHNLNSSGADSHHYLPDHDEDAESGNGSSLPHSPHSVLGSPTGQSTMFHPPEDVHLSLCGGLGTVEGPTEEAFLSHLVDFNQLANDPSLLENSNLVVKIGGKLYNWRTAAPIIVSMVTFHKFLPPETVERLCRDWMPKSNKKPASSNRSYSSWFMWSRGSDSKSNLDASANSANASAIMDEGKNLEDKSKDISTERSSDKVDGESSLVPDKASVPDKSAAATEADNEETGKSAETVRESEKEEVKKVDFEEKTVSDQVVPEGISNPAESPKPTEVKTSDSVQIPLSNVRRKSDGLRLSESHSSDSDTETNTASSSDKFRKTLRLSSEQIAKLKLLQGSNEVVFSVTTAYQGTSRCKCFLFLWRYDDKIVISDIDGTITKSDVLGHILPIVGKDWAQSGVAKLFTKIKNNGYKLLYLSARAIGQSRVTRDYLKSIKQEDLSLPEGPMLLNPTSLLNAFHTEVIEKKPEEFKIQCLRDILALFPPNSKPFYAGYGNKINDVWAYQAVGIPIFRIFTINHRGELKHELTQTFQSSYSSMTFIVDQMFPSPPEESTMEDFSQFSYWRDPIPAIDLKIEKDP, encoded by the exons ATGAACTACCTGGGGAAAGTCATAAATAATTTCAGATATGTTTACAATGAAATAAATGCTGCTACACTGACTGGTGCCATTGACGTTATTGTTGTTGAACAGCCTGATGGAACTTTCACATGTTCACCATTCCACGTTCGTTTTGGCAAAATTGGTGTCTTACGTAGCCGTGAAAAAATA GTTGAAGTGGAGATTAATGGAGAACCAGTGGATATTCATATGAAATTGGGAGAGTCTGGTGAAGCATTTTTCGTTGAAGGAACATCTAGTGATGAAAATGTTCCTCCCCATTTAGCTACTTCACCAATTCCTGACACATCTGGATTCTCTCCAAGTTTTGATGACTCCGGGACCAGTGAATGGAAAGG GATTCCTAACAAATTGGGAGACCTCAAAAATAGTGACAATAATGACTCAGCTCCTGTTGTAATTGTAGCGGGCAGTGTTCCCAAAACATTCTGCGCTGAGACTGTTGACGACCCaggtgaaaatgagaaaatccgTAAGATCAGCATTGCAGCAGGCGAGTTCCGACCCATTGATTCGGAGCCTTTCTTGTCAGAAATGAGCGAATCCTTGCGTTTGAAACAGAGCCTGAGCGGTCTTGATCTTTCAAATGATGTAATCCAGACATACCATGAAGAGGCTGTGAGGACATCCTCTTCTCTTCCTGTTAGCCGAAAGAAGCGGAGAAAAAAGTCTGTCATGAAGAAGAAAGCATCATACAGTGTTGACCAAAAAAATGATAGTTCTAGCAGCAGTAATGAGCATCAAGGAGAGTCGGAAGGAAGACCTGATACAAAGCCAGAAGAAAGTTTCACAGAGAATATTGATAGCTCTATTTTCCAGATGGAGGATCTTGATTTTAACAAGCCAAAGACTAGTATG gaTGAGGTGCCAGATTTAAACGACACCAAGAGTGAGTTATCCCGAGTCTGTGATGCACCAATAGAAAGTGATATTCATTTCTTCAGTGATACTGAAATTACGCCTGGATGCAG TCCTCCAGTCAGCAGAGAATTTGCACCAATTAAATCTGACTCTGAATTTGAGATCCAGCGAACGGCAAGTGTTGGCTCAAAGAATGAACTAACCAAGAGCAGTCTCGGGGCTAAGGAGCCGCAGCAAAGTTGGAAGTGGGGAGAGCTTCCTTCTCCACCGTTAGTCAAGGAGGTCTCACCAAAAGAAGCCAACAATGAAGAAGAAGCCAAAAAGCAACAAGAAG CTGCTGCTCACCGTTCCATGTTGCAAAATATGCTTGGATTTATGAAGAAAACCAAACACATGAGACAGTCAGAGGGAATATATCTTTCCGAATTAAATCCAGATGAATTGGACCCAGAAATTGCTGCACTGTATTTTCCGTCTACTTATAAGAATCATAATCTCAACTCGTCAG GAGCAGATTCACATCATTACTTACCTGACCATGATGAGGATGCTGAATCAGGAAATGGGTCATCCCTCCCTCACTCTCCCCACAGTGTCCTCGGCTCTCCAACTGGGCAGTCAACGATGTTCCA TCCTCCAGAAGACGTTCATCTTTCACTCTGCGGAGGACTTGGAACGGTGGAAGGGCCAACCGAAGAAGCATTCCTTTCCCATCTCGTTGATTTCAACCAATTAGCAAATGATCCCAGTCTTTTAGAAAATTCTAATCTAGTCGTTAAAATTGGTGGCAAACTGTACAATTGGCGCACTGCAGCCCCTATTATTGTATCCATGGTcacttttcacaaatttttaccTCCT GAAACAGTTGAGCGGTTATGTCGCGACTGGATGCCCAAAAGCAACAAAAAGCCAGCTAGTAGTAACAGAAGCTATTCGTCATGGTTCATGTGGTCTCGTGGCTCAGACTCCAAGTCGAATTTGGATG CCTCGGCAAATTCAGCTAACGCATCTGCTATTATGGATGAAGGTAAAAATCTCGAAGACAAGTCTAAAGATATCTCAACAGAAAGGAGTTCAGACAAAGTGGACGGTGAAAGTAGTCTTGTTCCTGATAAAGCTTCAGTACCTGATAAAAGTGCAGCAGCAACAGAGGCTGACAATGAAGAGACAGGGAAATCTGCAGAGACTGTCAGAGAAAGTGAGAAGGAAGAAGTAAAGAAAGTCGATTTCGAAGAAAAGACTGTCAGTGACCAGGTGGTTCCTGAGGGGATTAGCAATCCAGCAGAATCCCCAAAACCCACCGAAGTTAAAACTAGTGATAGTGTACAAATTCCTTT ATCTAATGTCAGGAGGAAATCTGACGGTCTCAGGCTAAGTGAATCCCATTCTTCTGACTCTGATACTGAAACAAATACAGCTAGTTCTTCCGACAAATTCCGAAAAACTCTTAGACTTTCTTCGGAGCAAATA GCAAAATTAAAACTCTTGCAAGGATCAAATGAAGTTGTTTTTAGTGTCACGACTGCATACCAAGGAACATCACGTTGCAAGTGTTTCCTATTTCTTTGGCGCTACGATGACAAAATAGTCATATCTGATATTGACGGCACCATCACCAA GTCTGATGTCCTAGGGCATATATTACCCATTGTAGGAAAAGATTGGGCCCAAAGTGGGGTAGCAAAACTATTTACAAAGATCAAGAATAACGGCTATAAACTTTTGTACCTATCAGCTCGAGCTATTG ggCAATCACGGGTAACTAGAGATTATTTGAAGTCAATCAAGCAAGAAGATTTGTCTTTGCCAGAAGGACCGATGCTTCTCAACCCTACTAGTCTCCTCAATGCTTTTCATAC TGAAGTCATAGAAAAGAAACCAGAAGAATTCAAGATCCAATGTCTGCGGGATATTCTTGCTTTATTTCCCCCCAACTCGAAACCATTTTATGCTGGCTATGGCAacaaaataaat gaTGTATGGGCGTATCAAGCTGTTGGCATTCCCATCTTCAGAATATTCACAATTAATCATAGGGGAGAGTTAAAGCATGAGTTGACTCAAACTTTTCAATCCTC GTATTCAAGTATGACTTTCATAGTGGATCAAATGTTTCCCTCCCCTCCGGAAGAGTCAACAATGGAAGACTTCTCGCAATTCTCATACTGGAGAGACCCAATTCCAGCCATAgatcttaaaattgaaaaagatcCGTGA
- the LOC109041415 gene encoding uncharacterized protein — protein MEAAIDNMEQSVKTADGRLGTIAWKLDEFQKGIEVDKKTSVIQLMQGIHQIREDYESLQEDIRQVHSLQKQLTNSLKDQVNQMKGKYAALRTKLSQTSI, from the exons ATGGAGGCAGCCATCGACAACATGGAGCAAAGT GTGAAAACTGCTGATGGGCGGCTTGGTACCATAGCATGGAAGTTGGATGAGTTTCAGAAAGGGATCGAAGTGGACAAAAAG ACATCAGTCATTCAGTTGATGCAGGGGATTCACCAAATCAGGGAGGATTACGAATCCCTGCAAGAAGATATCCGACAAGTACACTCACTTCAGAAACAACTCACGAACTCATTGAAGGATCAAGTAAACCAAATGAAAGGAAAGTATGCTGCTCTACGTACAAAATTGAGCCAAACAAGTATATAG